In Dermacentor variabilis isolate Ectoservices chromosome 1, ASM5094787v1, whole genome shotgun sequence, the genomic stretch AAGGtttaaaaaggaaagcaaactacAAACGCGATTCATCTGACTGCGTGGCTCCGGCTAATCCAGGCACGGTCATCCTCGAACGCAGCTGCAACGCTGCATTCGACTGCGGCCGTGCCTGGCCGTGCTTCTGCTCGGGCACGCTCTGaccatcatagagtttcctacaaaattactgaCCATGACGCCATATGACGCTGCTGGCATATGCTGACGGCCGGCGCCTCCGGCGTGCGCGGGGGCGTGCAGAAgaaggcgacggtggcgccatctggattttcaataaaaaatgcctCGGCGCGAAGCCCTCGCCGGATCCACTCTCCCAATCTATTACACTCTAAACAACCGGAACTACGCTAAACGTGACAACGTGACCGAAACATTCAGAAACGACCCAAAACGAGACTCTTGGCAGCGGTATAAAATGAAAGTAGGTACTGTTGTAAACGTAAAAACGTTATGGCTGTAAGTTTGCTGGTTTCACAATTTTTTATAGGTGATTTGGTTCATTTACGTTATACCAATACACGCGCCATCTTTTAACGGCGAGAAAAAGTGGTACGGTCGAACACGCCTGCTTGCTGATGGTGGGTCGCATGTCTGTCTGCTGTCTTGATAGTAAAGCATGGTTCATCTAATGTTCACGAACGTTTAATAGCGTTTCCAGATGCGGTTAAGCAAGGTGACGAAAGTAAGCATAGGCTGGTAAGGGTACTAATGTGCACTGCTTCTTACTACTTCACTTGTTCTTGTCTTTAGGGAGAACCACGTGGGTGAACTTGAGTAATTCAAAATTTGCGTCTTCATTCACCGGAGAGAGTGGTTGCAGAAGTGATGTGTGTTGACTATGTTTGTACTTTAGAAGCTGCCTTAAAGTAGAAGTTTTCTCGTAATGTTTGCCAAGTGGCTTTTCACATTCACATACAAGTATACACATTCAATTAACACGTGTCCCTTGACTTTACAGGACGGTCATAACTATCGCTGGCATTGGTGGATTTGTGTTTGCGAAGAATCTTATTGACAAGCAACGTTATGAAGCTATGAAAGTGCGGGAACGTATGAAAGCAGCACCAAGGGGAGCAGTCTAGCCTGAGGTCGAGGTCAGCTCGCAACGCTCGTTCGTCATTACTTCAGGAAGATAACGCAATGACGGCCAACATTCAGTTAGATCCTTCCAAGCTTCAGCTTGTAGCTGATCTCGAAATTGAAATGATGTCAGACATGTACAACCGCATGACGGCGGCTTGCCAAAAGAAGTGCATCCCTACAAAGTACCGTGAAGCGGACCTCTCCAAGGGCGAGAGTGTGTGTCTGGACAGGTGCGTGGCCAAGTATCTGGACATTCATGAGCGGATTGGCAAGAAGCTCACCACATTGTCCATGCAGGACGAAGAGCTCATGAAAAAGATGCAGGAGCAACAGGGGGCCGCCGCCCAAACCCATGCCAAGTAGCCCTAGTTACCTATGTGTCGCTGTTTCAATTGCGTATTATAGCTGATagactagttttttttttttttttgtccgcccATTGCTATTAAAGCTTGTGTGGTTCACTCTCTATATCATGCTGTCATTTTTGTCCACTTTCGTCAGAAATTGTGCTATATGCTGTCGTGTAATAGAGCATATGTTATCAAGTGCTTAGCTGGAACAATTGGTGTGCATGTTGCAAGCATTATACTTCTTCAGCACTCGTTTTTGGATGGTATGCATTGCAGGTAGATGTCGCCCTTTCCAGtattcatgtttcgttaacatGGGTGCAGCTGTTGTCAGCTTCAATGGGCTGACAAAGAGTTGATGTCTGGCTTACACTGCCAAGCAACAGCAGAACCTGTGCTAGTAGAGTTGCTGTTCCTGCTAAACTGGCTTGGCCGTAGCCATGTCTCATGAAGAGTTTTGTAATTTAGTGCCTCATGCGAGACAAGTCAAAGTGAAACTTCACACTGAACATCGCATAAACGCAAAAATGTTTGTCGTTCTCAAGGAACAGTAATGGATATTCATTCTGGAACGAGGGGAAGCAATAAAAGAGGGTGAGCGCAACTCCACGTTGTTTTATCCTCCTGCCTTCTGCCAACTAccaaagagagagaaatgatCATATTGGCTGAACCTAGGTATTGTGGAAAAGGCACATGTTTTTAAATATGCCCTTCGTAGCAATTCTCGCTGTGCTCTCACCCAGAACCCAAACAGAATGGACTACTACAATAGAACTTGGAACAGGATCTATATATGCTGAAATTAAACTGAACAAAAAGTCAAAATAAAGTTATTCACTGTGCTTGTAATTGAAAGGAAAGAAGACTTTAAAAGGGACAACATGGTGTAGAATTACCATACTATACTCTATATGTTTTATTTCAAAGAATGCCAGCCGCCAGTACCAAGGACTGTAGGAAGGAAGGTTATGCTGTGGTAGCATAAATAAAGGATGCGATTCATCCAAGCTTGCAAGGAGCTGCAGCCTAGCACACACTTGTACATGATGTAATACATTGGGGTGGCATTTCTGGTATGCCAGAGTATTGAAAAATAGAATGAGAAGTAGTTACCTAGGCACTAACTGCAGGCACTAGTTGCTGCACTTCTGTTGTGTATGTGCCTCGCAACAGCATAGTGGTATTGCTTTTCTTATGCATGCCTTGAAAATTTTTCGTACCAATTAACATTCAAAGGCTTATGTTACTCCTTAATTACTGTAAAATATATTTAAGCAGCAAGTGTTAGCCTTTATACATCAAATGAGAACACCTGCTGTGTTACAACCTGCACCAAAGAGGTGCAAAGAAAAGCTATGGGGTCAGCCTTAATTGATGTTTTGGCCAGCTACTCTGTAGTGAGGGAAGGGAAAATGAACAAGAGATGAGAAGTACATCTCACAGATTGCTCATGCAtgcaaaaagaaatggaaaagtTCACAGTGGCCCTTGCCTTGAACATTTTGGCCACGGGCCCAAGGATACTGCTTCTAAAAGTATTTTCTATTCAAATATAAGATTTTGACTTGCTGTCGTGAGTATTGGTAGTGCATGTGAGTACGCGAACGCTTCCCTTGGTGGTATACAGCTATCAGAAATAAGTTctggattaagttttttttttaaatggagtTTAGTATCCCCAAATAACTTGTGGGCTAGAGAGATtatggagctttacgtgccaaaaccacaatatgattatgaggcacaccacagtggggggactctggaataatttggaccacctggggttctttaatatgcacatagatctaagtacacaggtgttttcgcatttcacccacatcgaaatgcggccgccatggccgagatacgatcctgcgaccttgtacttagcagccccacaccatagccactaagcaaatgCGGCGTGTTACTTGTGGGCTATGAGATGCCTCTGGGTTAAGTTTGACCATTTGCAGGTATTTAATGTGCAACTAAGGCGCAATAGAAGTGTTGCATTCTGCCCCATTGGAATTTGGGTGTGACATACATCAGGGAATCCAACTCGCAACCTCTTACTCGGCAGCAGAATGTATCTAATGAGCCACTGTGGCAGCAAAAAAATGTCAGTGTTTCAtgtttcattaaattttaattaaGAATTTTGTTTTCTGCTAATGGCAATTTTGCCTTTCTTGCATTCCCATTTGTTTACTTTGCCTTTCTCAGTTGCATTCCATCTGGTAATCGAAGTACTGGTCTTTCATTCTTAAACCCCAACTTACTTGAACTGCTTGTAAAAGTGGCCTTTCTTTGGCAGGCTTTGTATGCTTCTGTTCTGTGTTATGAATTTCATGGTAGGTGATCTCTCATTTCTATTGTACTGCATTGTACAGCATTGGTACACAAACGAGATGTAAAGAAGCAAGACGGCACATGGCTGTTTTGCTTCATTTTCGCCTTCTCCGCTTTCCTAGGAAATAGTcgcgtaccaactagctcagaagAAACACCTTTTTAGGTCTCTTATGTGCATCCTTCACTTGCCAGCTGTGTGAACATTATTTATTGGTTATTGTGTAATGTGCAAACAAAATAATTCTGCAGTAATTGGAACTGATACAGCAGGAAAAAGCTACTGCTGTTGTGTTTGCATAGGACAAACAAGGTGATACCTTAAGAAAATTTCTTGCAGAAGCCATCTCACAATTAATGTTGACTTTATTGCCATTGGCAATATAGTAGCACAGCATATTTACACCGCCAAAATGTGTCATGTATGAGGCATGCTCTCCACCGGGCTGCTCTTGCACTTGCGTTAGGACATGCTGTGCCATCTAGCAGCACCATTGCAAAGTCCATGCATGGCTTCCAAGATGCGTGGCATGCAAGTGCTTGCTAAAGCTGAGAAATGCATCATGTATGGAGCATGTACTGCAGCCAGCCTGCAGTGAAAGAttctaaattattattattattattatttttttttgaagagtGTGGAACATACCCATTATAGGggtttgacaaaggctatgcaaaTGCCTGGTTGCACATGCTCAATGTTCCAAGTTGTATATTTAGGACAGGCACAGAGTCAGTGGCCCAAATTATGGTGTGAAAGTGGTTAGATAAATATGTACTGCTAAGTAAGTAAACTTCCCAAAGAGTGTTAATCGTACAAAAGTCGGCATAACCTTTTCTCTAAAAGTGCAGGAGTTGCCATGGGCCGTTGTAATGCATGCACTTTTCTTGAATCCGCCATGGTAACTCGGTGGCTATGGCACTGAGCTTGAGGTCATGGGTTTTGTTCTGGCCACATTTTCCACATTCTgatggggtggaatgcaaaaccATTCATATACCACGCattgagtgcatgttaaagaactccaggtggtaaaaattaatctggagtccttcactatagcgtgcctcatcACCAGGTCAAGCTTCTGGCATGCAAGGCCCCAGAATTTAGTTACCTTTTATTTCTCTTATTGAACAAATTGTGCTTTGCAGGCACTGTGCACTCTGCCATGGTAACAAACTACATGGCAGCTCTAGGAAGATGCAGCCTAATTGAACGTACTTATAAAATCTCCACTACTTGCACACATACACTGTTGAGTGTTTCTTATGGCATGTTCATTGATAAGGAAATCAACTGCCTTAACTCTTGACAGTGCAACTTCCTGAGTACTGTATCAAAATTTCAAATTTAAATTCCTCTGTCGTTTAAGTTTTCAATATACATGAATGATATAATTGCCCAATTAATAAGAAGGGTATTAATGCCAGACAAAGGTGAAAACACTTTTAAAATTATTTAAAATTTATTTAATTAAATTTAATAAGTAAATTaaacttttcttatttttttatttcaaaataccttacaggctccaagaggagcattgagtaagggggacaTCGTTGAACAAATGACAACAGAAAACCGATACATGAGAGCTAAAAATGTTTACAATGATAACGTACTTGCAAAACAGTGTTACAAATAGAAATGGTAAAGCAATACAAAGAGTTGTCGGGGAAGGAATGAAAAGCACACTTCACAGTATAAAAAGTGGTGCACATTTGCACAAAATAACGCACACAGCACGAGCACATCAAATAAacaacaaaattgaaaaaaaaaagggaaagaataAGAACGCCCAGAGAAATTGACAATTCAACCCGGCATACAGAACGAcacattggaaaaaaaaagagagagagacatggcACATATATGacacgtattatatgacatgacatatgtacagatgaatatatttgttatgatgaaAACTCCATGTTCAGTAGTTGTCTGAATTTATCTTTGCTCATTTACGCAACAGTGCTACTAGGAAGCGAATTCCATGACCGATTGTTCGTGGTAaagccgagaagttaaatgcgttagtgttCCCATAAATATGAGTGAAGCTTAAATCATTATAAGGTCATGACGTGCAAGATGCACATTCAAGTGGCAAGTTTGATGTCTTgatttggtgaacatatctatgAAGCAAGGACAGGAGTGCTTTGTCACGTCGGCTACTGAGTGATTGAAAGGAAAGGTCAAGAtttatttgagtaatgcttgACTGGTGGTTGTATTTGCAGGAAATGAATTGACCAGCTtggttttggatggcttctaacATGCGGAATAAGTATTCATGGTAGGGAGACTATATAGTGGATGCAAACTCAAGCTGGGGGCATACAAATGATAGGAATGCTAATGTACGGATATTAGAGGGGCAGTTACGCAAGTTATGACGAATATAGCCATGAGGCTTGGAAGCATTTGCACATATGGTTGTGATGTgaaaggcccaggaaaggctCGGTGTAAGCTTaatgcctagatatttatatcCTGATGCCTGAGATACTATTAGATTTGTACTTATATAATAGGAAAGCCTATGGTTTGAAGCTTTTCACATGAATGTCATTACTTTGTATTTACATGAGAACtttcatttgccagtcttcacaccatctAAAAACGATATGAAGGTCCTCTTGAAGAATGAGATGATCATTAAGGGTGCTAATTGGTCGAGATAATatacaatcatcagcaaaaacaCACATGTGGGATATGTTGGGCAcatcattgatgtaaataagaaaaagcaagggtcctTGTACTCTGCCCTGCGGTACACCAGAGCTGACTATGCAAAGGGTGCCGTAAAATTATTAACGAGTGTAAATTGCTGACAATTTGTAGAAAGTTGCGAATCCAGGAGATTGTTAATGTTaaataattaaaattattttttaataGAGACTCTGCACACAGTAGACTTCAAATTGTGGCACCTCGTTATGTAGACATCTACATTGCATAAAGGGAGGCCTTTGACATGTATAAAGTTCGTGGCATGCTGTAACAAGTGCTAACATTGCCAAGAGGTGCTGCAATGCATACCTGAGGGATGTGTGAAAGCATGGGACAGCTGTGTGGGCTGAGTACCATTCAAAAGCTTTAGTTTTGCAACATCTGATCTGACCAAAGGGTCTATACTTTGTTTAATCTGCATTGTTGCTTTGAAGATGGATAATCCCATTATCTTCTTGTCCATCACAATGGCTCCTCTCATCCTGGGTGTTGCTATTTAGAATGCAGAGAATTTGAGTGAGGTACAAGGAAACAAATAGTTTAgtggagcagcaggtggcaggaAATGTTTAAGCCCCCGTAATAAGTGTATGTGCTCAGCTTAATGTGGCATAGTTGCCCCTTGTGATGAGCAGCATGCATATGATACCATGTGATCACCAACTATGTTGACCAGGCAACTTGCACTGTCACAGTAATGATGATGTATTGTCAAATGAACTATCATACCACATTCATCGTACAGTCTTGATGCCATCATGGTCGTTATATTGTTGTCATTCTGTCATAGTCATTCCAGTGTCGTCACTGCATTGTCACCATTGGGGTTGTTCCATAGTCATCATTCCATTGTGCCATCCCATTGTGATACCATCATCATTGTTCTGTCATTGTCATGCGTGGGATCGGCATGTTTCAGCACCACAAGTTTATGTTGAGCACTGCATTTCACTAAAAAAGTGTTAAACTTGGTTATATGCTGTATACCTGCAAATGGTTGCTTAAAATGAACAGCATTCTTTTTAATTACCAATGTGAGAACCTGATTCCCAAAGGGCGTGGGATCGTCACATTTTTTATACTTTGACTGTAGTGAAGGCCGATGATACTAGATTTGGGACAGACGTGTCCATTCTGCTGTAATTTAATACAAATTTACATTCCATGACCtcaactaggctggcttcagaagcagcaatagaAGTGAAAGGTAAGGCACCAATGCAACTAGTAgttaagctctcccaagtaaccatgggcctaataaagaaacgacaaagaatgaaggtgtccaactcaagacatcagatagaatttgcagaactgtcaaaactgaccaacaaggagaaaatacAGGGtgttcgaaattataatgtgagaaagactgaagaagcagtaaaaaatgggcACAGCATGAAATCGGAAGGAAGCTTGGCATAGGAAacaccaagatgtatgcactgaaagattagcagggtaatatcatcagcaatctcgaagatataataaaagcagcggtagaattatatactgacctgtacagtacccagagcagccacggtacctccattcaaagtagtaacgaacaggttacagaggctccttctaaaACTAGAAAttaagttagaagggccttgcaacacATGATatggggaaaagcagcaggagaagatggaataacagtcgatttaaccaAAGATGGATgtgacataatgcttgaaaaactggcagaCCTTTATATGAACcatctatcgacttcaagggtcccagagaactggaagaatgccaacattatactaatccataaaaagggagatgttaaaaaattgaaaaattataggcccattagcttacttccacttttatataaaatattcaaaaagataatctccaatagaataagggtgACACTGGACTTCATTCAACCaggggaacaggctggcttcagggagggatactctataatggatcacatctgtgtcattaatcaggttatcgagaaatccgcagagtacaatcagcctctttatatggctttcatagattatgaaaaggcatttgattcagtagagatgcccacagtcatagaggcattacgtaattaaGAAGTACAGGATgcttatgtaaatatcttggaaaatatctacagagattccacagataccttaattctccacaagaaaagtaggaagatacctataaagaaaggggtcaggcaaggagacacaatctctccaatgctattcactgcatgcttggaagaagtattcaagctattaaactgggaaggcttaggagtgaggattgtggtgaatatctcggcaaccttagatttgcagatgacattgtcctgttcagcaacactggggacgagttacaacaaatgattgaggaccttaacagagacaacgtaagagtggggttgaaggttaatatgcagaatacagaGATAATGATCAAAATTATGCAtgactctgctatcgcaaacatcaGAGACCAATGGAGCTGGGGCAAGGCCACTAAAGTAGTGCCAAGCTGCACACAAGACAAATGAGCGTCGGCAAAGTGTCCCTACGGCGTCTACTACAGCGTCCATGATTCACATGGCCAACgctgtagtagacgccgcggttgtctctaCTCTGTATGGAGTGGTgggtgaggaggacatcaaggcaccctagtAGCCGCGGGAGAAGAATGCCCCTCCTCCCTCACCTAACCCCCTTGCCTCgtgtgccacaggagagggcacgcatccgggccgcgttcctcgctcacgTGCACGTTATTCCTTCtgccccgctaggctccacccacccttgCTGGGTCGCTATGCTacgtgatgctatttttatactctgctttcacgctctctctcagctctctcccCCAGCTCAACAAAGCTGCGGATGCAATGAGAAGCCCaacgaggttctaacagctccactgtaatagccaggcaagggaacgagttcaggatcgccagtcagcctataaagcctgtgaaggagtatgtcTACCTAGGTTAATTACTCACTGGGGACCCTgactatgagaaggaaatttacagaagaataaaaatgggttggagtgcatacggcagacattgtcagatcttgactggaagctcaccattatcattaaaaaggaaggtgtacaatcagtgcattctaccggtgctaacatatggggcagaaacttggagactgacacaaaagctcgaaaacaagttaaggattgaccgcgcaaagagcgatgaaacgaagaacgttaggcataacgttaggagacaggaagatagtggtgtggaccagagagcaaatggggatagccgatattctacttgacattaagagaaaaaaatagagctgggcaggacatgtaatgcgtaggttagataaccggtgaaccactagggttacagaatgggtgccaagagaagggaaacggcAGTCGAGGACAGAAGTCTAGGTGGGATGAACAAAGtgagaaatttgcaggtgctagttggaatcagttggagcaggagaggggtaataagagatcacagggagag encodes the following:
- the Tim10 gene encoding translocase of inner membrane 10; the encoded protein is MTANIQLDPSKLQLVADLEIEMMSDMYNRMTAACQKKCIPTKYREADLSKGESVCLDRCVAKYLDIHERIGKKLTTLSMQDEELMKKMQEQQGAAAQTHAK